In Phyllobacterium zundukense, one DNA window encodes the following:
- a CDS encoding AI-2E family transporter, producing the protein MIPLGKPIEQILGVAALLLLAIGCVVVLWPFLSAILWAAVICFSTWPIYKKCERAVGGYKALAAALMTLLVVLVLVAPFAVMVAALADSIGSLITGTIRILEQGPPAPPRWVEGVPVVGASLAGYWQSLAHDAPAFIVELKKLVGPVTDIAVTGGTVFGIGLLELVLSVFTAFFFYLHGRRMTAYMREISERFAGSRGQQLLMVVGATVKGVVYGLIGTALAQALLAGIGFWIAGVPQALVLGFLTFVMSFVPVGPPLVWGAVALWLIMQGMFWWGVFVVAWGLLLVSSIDNVLRPYVLGKANNLPVLLGLFGLLGGVLAFGLIGIFLGPALLAVAYSLFLEWTAAELEERRHPTPPPTDAD; encoded by the coding sequence GTGATACCTCTCGGCAAGCCGATCGAACAGATTTTGGGGGTCGCTGCGCTTCTTTTGCTGGCGATCGGCTGCGTTGTTGTGCTTTGGCCCTTTCTGTCGGCCATCCTGTGGGCGGCGGTCATATGTTTCTCGACATGGCCCATCTATAAGAAGTGCGAGCGGGCAGTCGGCGGCTACAAAGCACTGGCGGCCGCCCTGATGACATTGCTGGTAGTCCTCGTTCTTGTCGCCCCGTTTGCCGTCATGGTGGCGGCTCTGGCGGACAGCATAGGCAGCCTGATCACGGGGACGATCCGCATTCTCGAGCAAGGTCCTCCGGCGCCACCGCGTTGGGTCGAGGGGGTGCCGGTGGTTGGGGCGAGCTTGGCTGGCTATTGGCAGAGCTTGGCTCACGACGCTCCCGCCTTCATCGTTGAGCTCAAGAAGTTGGTCGGCCCCGTCACCGATATCGCCGTAACTGGCGGAACGGTATTCGGGATTGGCCTTCTTGAACTCGTGCTGAGTGTATTCACCGCCTTTTTCTTCTATCTCCACGGCCGACGGATGACAGCCTATATGCGCGAAATCAGCGAACGATTCGCCGGCTCCCGCGGCCAACAGCTGCTCATGGTGGTCGGAGCAACCGTGAAGGGCGTCGTTTACGGCCTAATCGGTACGGCACTTGCGCAAGCCCTCTTGGCTGGTATCGGTTTCTGGATCGCCGGCGTTCCTCAGGCGTTAGTGCTTGGTTTCCTCACGTTCGTTATGTCGTTTGTCCCCGTCGGCCCCCCGCTTGTGTGGGGCGCGGTGGCGCTATGGCTCATTATGCAGGGAATGTTTTGGTGGGGCGTCTTCGTTGTGGCATGGGGTTTGCTGCTTGTCAGTAGCATCGACAATGTCCTCAGGCCTTATGTCCTCGGTAAGGCCAACAATCTGCCCGTGCTGCTCGGTCTGTTCGGGTTGCTTGGTGGGGTTCTCGCCTTTGGCCTCATTGGCATATTCCTCGGCCCGGCGCTGCTTGCGGTCGCCTACAGCCTCTTCCTTGAGTGGACCGCCGCCGAGTTAGAGGAACGCAGGCATCCCACGCCGCCTCCGACGGATGCTGACTGA
- a CDS encoding rhodanese-like domain-containing protein, producing MGVDHAERRLVAILAADIVGYSRLIEADEAGTLTAMKALRCEAIDPLVAEYHGRIVKQMGDGLIMAFGSVVDAVACAVALQKEVATRQAEVSPERRLLFRMGINLGDVVVEGDDLLGDGVNVAARLEQICESGGLFISGTAYDQLQGKLELPLEFIGEQHVKNITRPVRTYRVRFEGSERSRRFKIRHFRKWGIPATIALLLLAAAPVLWLSPWKTSVETASMARMALPLPDKPSIAVLPFDNISSDPEQAYFADGMTEDLITDLSKLSGIFVIARNSTFAYKGKPTKVQQVAEDLGVRYVLEGSVRRQGDQVRINAQLIDALGGHHLWADRYDGAMSDIFSLQDKVIGEIVSALTVEFTTAEKAESEQVETKSPQAYDALLQGWDHLRRDTEDETLKAIPLFETAVALDPNYSRAYAALASANWRIAVSNWEAASLGFQKAMERVDQNLALAMRKPNPLAYAISAEVLARQGHYDEAFAGVSRAMELAPNDPENHISKARVLNATGRAPEAEREVRQAMRLDPQYPPSYLRVLAMSLFHQEKYENAVESLELLVTRQSDVAEDYATLVSSFGHLGRTDGVKANIAKYDALTVPAGYSPLTVQELGWYWYGDIFYYERTYRDRLQEGLRKAGVQEGAGTDISYDDYARLISKSNGEYNVRGTTKIDAPTAKRLHDRGVKLVDVRTTLSFNRGHVPGAINLSVVENLSNDTLSNAANKDEEVIFSCHGKYCGDSAYASAKALVWGFKNVYHFAGGFPAWEDAHYPVEASMPQ from the coding sequence ATGGGAGTAGATCATGCCGAGCGGCGGCTGGTCGCAATTCTCGCCGCCGACATTGTGGGTTATTCGCGACTTATCGAGGCTGACGAGGCTGGCACGCTGACCGCGATGAAAGCGTTGCGCTGCGAAGCAATCGACCCATTGGTGGCGGAATATCACGGGCGCATTGTTAAGCAGATGGGCGACGGCTTGATCATGGCATTCGGCTCTGTGGTAGATGCTGTTGCTTGCGCGGTGGCTTTGCAAAAGGAGGTCGCAACACGCCAGGCGGAGGTTTCACCTGAACGCCGCCTTCTCTTCCGTATGGGCATTAATCTCGGCGACGTCGTGGTTGAGGGCGATGATTTGCTGGGTGATGGTGTAAACGTCGCCGCTCGCCTGGAGCAGATATGTGAGTCCGGAGGGCTTTTTATATCCGGTACTGCCTATGACCAGTTGCAAGGCAAGCTCGAACTGCCGCTGGAATTTATCGGCGAACAGCATGTGAAAAACATCACGCGGCCCGTGCGTACCTATCGCGTACGGTTCGAGGGATCCGAGCGCAGTCGGCGGTTTAAGATCCGACACTTTCGCAAATGGGGCATTCCCGCGACAATTGCCCTGCTTCTCTTGGCTGCCGCCCCTGTCCTATGGTTAAGCCCGTGGAAGACGAGTGTCGAAACGGCGTCGATGGCCCGCATGGCACTCCCCCTCCCTGACAAGCCGTCGATCGCGGTCCTGCCGTTTGACAACATCAGCTCGGATCCCGAACAGGCCTATTTCGCCGATGGCATGACGGAAGACCTGATCACGGACCTTTCGAAGCTGTCGGGCATCTTCGTTATCGCTCGGAATTCCACGTTTGCCTACAAGGGCAAACCCACGAAGGTGCAGCAGGTTGCGGAGGATCTAGGGGTCCGTTACGTATTGGAGGGCAGCGTGCGACGCCAGGGCGACCAGGTCCGCATCAACGCACAGCTCATAGACGCTCTTGGAGGTCATCATTTGTGGGCTGACCGCTATGACGGCGCGATGAGCGACATCTTTTCGCTTCAGGACAAGGTCATCGGCGAGATCGTGTCTGCACTCACAGTCGAGTTCACGACTGCGGAGAAAGCTGAATCCGAGCAGGTGGAGACCAAGAGCCCGCAGGCCTACGACGCTTTGCTCCAGGGCTGGGACCATCTGCGCCGTGACACCGAGGATGAGACGCTCAAGGCAATTCCTCTTTTCGAAACGGCAGTCGCTCTCGATCCCAATTATAGCCGTGCTTATGCGGCGCTCGCTTCGGCGAATTGGAGAATTGCGGTTTCCAATTGGGAGGCGGCCAGTCTCGGCTTTCAGAAGGCGATGGAACGCGTGGATCAAAACCTGGCCTTGGCAATGCGAAAGCCAAATCCGCTTGCCTATGCGATCTCGGCCGAGGTGCTGGCAAGACAGGGCCACTATGACGAAGCTTTTGCCGGAGTCAGCCGAGCCATGGAACTCGCTCCGAACGATCCAGAAAATCATATCAGCAAGGCGCGTGTCCTGAACGCCACGGGCCGTGCCCCGGAGGCCGAACGGGAAGTGCGACAGGCCATGCGGCTCGATCCGCAATACCCGCCAAGCTATCTGCGGGTCCTTGCGATGTCGCTGTTCCACCAGGAGAAGTACGAGAATGCGGTCGAGAGCCTCGAACTCCTTGTGACTCGACAATCGGATGTGGCCGAGGATTATGCCACGCTGGTGTCGAGCTTCGGTCATCTCGGGCGCACCGATGGCGTCAAGGCCAACATCGCAAAGTACGATGCGCTCACTGTTCCTGCCGGCTACTCCCCTCTCACTGTTCAGGAACTGGGGTGGTATTGGTATGGTGACATTTTCTATTACGAAAGGACCTACCGCGATCGTCTGCAGGAGGGCCTGCGAAAAGCCGGGGTGCAGGAGGGAGCCGGGACTGATATTTCATATGACGACTACGCTCGACTGATAAGCAAGAGCAACGGCGAGTACAACGTCAGGGGTACCACGAAAATAGACGCGCCCACGGCCAAGCGGCTGCACGACCGCGGCGTCAAACTGGTCGATGTGCGCACCACCCTGAGCTTCAATCGCGGGCATGTACCAGGAGCCATCAACTTATCTGTCGTGGAGAATTTATCCAACGACACGCTTTCGAACGCCGCAAACAAGGACGAGGAAGTCATCTTCTCATGCCATGGCAAATATTGCGGAGACTCGGCCTACGCATCGGCCAAAGCTTTGGTATGGGGGTTCAAGAACGTCTACCATTTTGCTGGTGGCTTCCCCGCCTGGGAGGACGCCCACTACCCGGTTGAGGCCAGTATGCCGCAATAG
- a CDS encoding NAD(P)-binding domain-containing protein: MINNQQQQHRLADLNARVKQDLSYLNYPPANWSMPVTTEKGQPVSDVVVIGGGMCGLVAWQALTRAGITNLRIVDRAPKGFEGPWVNYARMETLRSPKNLLGPALGIASLSFRAWFTALYGEAEWEELFRIPRPMWMEYLNWYRDVMTIPVENQTQVTRILPRADGLLELEIGGGQAPILTRKLVLATGRDGLGEPTIPDFVNGMERLKSWAHSADDIDFERLKGKRVVVIGVGASAVDNAAEALEQGADEVRLLARRKEMPTINKLMGIGSYGVTAGFAQISPEWRWRLMDYAAKQQTPAPHNSTLRVSRHPNAYFHFDCGIRSMQEEGGEVVITTINDRIFLTDFVILGTGFSIDPMSRDELAPYQDKIACWGDRYTPPPGERNTELGRFPWLHDDFSFTEKVVGTAPWLKDIHCFNYAASVSVGKVSGDIPAISEGALWLARGVAASLFIRDIDYHWEALLAYEKPELDGTEWTDADAPDLVQKTA, translated from the coding sequence TCAATAACCAACAGCAACAGCATCGGCTTGCTGACCTGAATGCGCGGGTGAAGCAAGATCTGAGCTACCTGAACTACCCGCCGGCCAATTGGTCAATGCCGGTGACGACAGAGAAAGGGCAGCCCGTCAGCGACGTCGTTGTCATCGGCGGCGGCATGTGCGGTCTTGTCGCCTGGCAAGCGCTGACGCGCGCTGGCATCACCAATCTGCGCATCGTCGACCGCGCGCCGAAAGGTTTCGAGGGGCCATGGGTCAACTATGCGCGCATGGAAACGCTGCGCTCGCCGAAAAACCTGCTCGGCCCGGCGCTTGGCATTGCTTCACTCAGCTTTCGTGCCTGGTTTACTGCGCTCTACGGCGAGGCCGAATGGGAGGAACTGTTTCGCATACCGCGTCCCATGTGGATGGAATACCTGAACTGGTATCGCGACGTCATGACGATACCCGTCGAGAACCAGACCCAAGTAACCCGCATCCTGCCGCGCGCGGACGGTCTCCTGGAGCTCGAAATTGGCGGCGGGCAAGCGCCCATTCTTACCCGCAAGCTGGTGCTGGCGACCGGCCGCGACGGGCTCGGCGAGCCCACTATCCCGGATTTCGTCAATGGCATGGAGCGGCTGAAATCGTGGGCGCATTCGGCTGACGACATCGATTTCGAACGGCTGAAGGGCAAGCGCGTCGTCGTCATCGGCGTCGGCGCCTCGGCGGTCGACAATGCGGCGGAAGCCTTGGAGCAAGGCGCGGACGAGGTCCGTCTTCTCGCCCGACGCAAAGAGATGCCGACGATCAACAAGCTGATGGGTATCGGCTCATATGGCGTAACAGCCGGCTTCGCGCAAATTTCGCCGGAATGGCGTTGGCGGCTGATGGATTATGCCGCTAAGCAGCAGACGCCTGCTCCGCACAATTCGACGCTCCGCGTCAGTCGTCATCCGAACGCCTATTTCCATTTCGACTGCGGCATCCGTTCAATGCAGGAGGAGGGCGGCGAGGTTGTCATCACCACAATCAACGACCGTATTTTCCTCACCGATTTCGTTATCCTCGGCACCGGCTTTTCCATTGATCCCATGAGTCGCGATGAACTCGCCCCCTATCAGGACAAGATTGCCTGCTGGGGAGACCGCTACACGCCGCCGCCGGGCGAACGGAACACCGAACTCGGGCGATTCCCGTGGCTTCATGACGACTTTTCCTTCACCGAAAAGGTTGTCGGCACGGCACCATGGTTAAAGGACATCCATTGCTTCAACTACGCCGCTTCGGTCAGCGTCGGCAAGGTCAGCGGCGACATTCCAGCGATCAGCGAGGGTGCGCTCTGGCTGGCCCGGGGCGTCGCCGCCTCACTCTTCATCCGCGACATCGACTACCATTGGGAGGCGTTGCTCGCCTATGAGAAACCTGAACTCGATGGAACCGAATGGACGGATGCCGACGCACCGGATCTTGTGCAGAAGACGGCTTGA
- a CDS encoding adenylate/guanylate cyclase domain-containing protein yields MDIAGWLAGLGLAKYATTFAKNEITPEVLPHLSDADLEALGLPMGPRKLVLAAIAELGKSDMPAAGSTPSPEAERRQLTVMFVDLVGSTALSGRLDPEEMAEVIRTYQHAVAAEITRMDGHVAKFMGDGVLAYFGWPRAHEDEAERAVRGGLAIAAAVARLATPAKEPLGARVGIATGLVVVGDLVGEGAAQEAAVVGETPNLAARLQSLAEVGCVVIAASTRLLLGELFELVDLGTHDLKGFATPVQAWLVIGESQAEGRFEALHGMRLASLVGRDQELAALLECWRLAKDGIGQVALLSGEPGIGKSRVAVALRERLHGEECLSLRYHGSPYHTNSALFPVMDQLRRAAGIEHHDVPEVKLAKLQALLVLAVSDPKLAIPLITEHLAIPTSGQYSLPEYGPEQKKAKTFQVLLAQLEGLAAKQPVLMTAEDVHWFDPTSLELFDRVVDRIERMPVLLIVTFRPEFIPRWTGRPHVTLLTLNRLGRSESAVLIDHLSGGRPLPADVQAHILAKTEGVPLFVEELTKAVLESGLLRETGERYELTGSLPLLAIPSTLQDSLLARLDRLMPVKEIAQIGAVIGREFSYELLAATAQMDEPKLRTALDELVRAELAFCRDTPPDAIYTFKHALVRDAAYESLLKSRRQQLHCRIATVLRERFPDRAEAEPEVLAHHATEGGLLDDAVSYWHKAGLRANYRSANAEAIAHLSNGLDLLATLPETPERHNREIDLQLALGIPQVAAKGHGSAEAMAAYTRAHELCNILGSETSQFFPVLRGLWTCNRARGQMRTARDLADQLVTIARRSGDHSLLLEAQHTQWTTRYCLGEWQSVCEHTAQGLALYRPEHFSHAFMYGGHDPAVCAIAHEGVSLWMLGFPDRALARAEEALALARKLSHRPSIMHALWYAIILHCFRGDAAAAREKIEMVLQMARDGVPRWIPYATLQRAYISALGNKQQARTSMTTIQEALAADLSDDVEVTGFHVCLFASVCGLAGEADAGMNALKPAIAEVAASGARLWESELHRIAGDLLLLGSAALDVERSEAHYLRAIEVAQEQHAASLDLRASTSLARLWAHRGDRRKACDLLAPVYAWFTEGFDTRDVIDAKELLDQLR; encoded by the coding sequence ATGGACATTGCCGGGTGGCTCGCGGGCCTTGGGCTCGCCAAATATGCCACGACCTTCGCTAAGAACGAGATCACTCCCGAAGTGCTCCCGCATCTGTCGGATGCGGACCTTGAAGCGCTGGGCCTCCCGATGGGCCCGAGGAAGCTCGTGTTGGCCGCGATTGCGGAGCTCGGCAAGTCTGACATGCCAGCGGCCGGTTCAACGCCCAGCCCGGAAGCCGAACGTCGCCAACTGACGGTGATGTTTGTTGATCTCGTCGGATCCACCGCATTGTCAGGTCGATTGGACCCGGAAGAAATGGCCGAGGTGATCCGGACGTACCAACACGCGGTGGCCGCGGAGATCACGCGCATGGATGGCCACGTCGCGAAGTTCATGGGAGACGGAGTGCTGGCCTATTTCGGTTGGCCGCGGGCGCACGAGGACGAGGCCGAACGGGCGGTGCGGGGCGGCCTCGCCATCGCCGCAGCAGTCGCCCGGCTGGCGACGCCAGCCAAAGAACCCTTGGGGGCCCGGGTGGGCATCGCAACGGGTCTGGTGGTCGTGGGCGATCTCGTTGGCGAGGGCGCTGCGCAGGAGGCGGCGGTGGTCGGCGAAACGCCGAACCTGGCGGCACGACTGCAATCCCTGGCCGAGGTCGGCTGTGTGGTCATCGCCGCCTCGACGCGGCTGCTGCTTGGCGAGCTTTTCGAGCTGGTGGATCTCGGCACTCACGACCTCAAGGGGTTCGCCACTCCGGTGCAGGCGTGGCTGGTCATTGGCGAGAGCCAAGCCGAGGGCCGCTTCGAGGCGCTGCACGGGATGCGGCTCGCGTCGCTCGTCGGCCGCGATCAGGAACTGGCCGCGCTCCTCGAATGCTGGCGGCTGGCAAAGGATGGCATCGGTCAGGTAGCTCTGCTGTCGGGCGAGCCGGGCATCGGCAAGTCGCGCGTCGCGGTCGCCCTGCGTGAGCGACTTCATGGCGAGGAATGCCTGTCGCTGCGCTATCACGGCTCCCCCTATCACACGAACAGCGCACTGTTCCCGGTGATGGACCAGCTGCGGCGCGCAGCCGGAATCGAACACCACGATGTGCCCGAGGTGAAGTTGGCCAAGCTGCAGGCACTGCTTGTCTTGGCTGTATCTGACCCGAAATTGGCGATCCCATTAATCACTGAACATTTGGCGATCCCGACATCAGGTCAATACTCCCTCCCCGAGTATGGACCGGAACAGAAAAAAGCGAAGACGTTTCAAGTACTGCTTGCCCAACTTGAAGGCCTCGCGGCAAAGCAGCCGGTGCTCATGACGGCCGAAGATGTTCACTGGTTCGATCCCACGAGCCTCGAGCTGTTCGATCGCGTCGTCGATCGGATCGAGCGCATGCCGGTCTTGCTGATTGTTACCTTTCGGCCCGAGTTCATACCACGCTGGACCGGCCGGCCGCATGTGACCCTGCTGACCCTCAATCGTCTCGGGCGGAGCGAAAGCGCGGTGTTGATCGACCATCTCTCCGGCGGGCGGCCGCTTCCTGCCGACGTGCAAGCACATATTCTCGCCAAGACCGAAGGCGTGCCGCTATTCGTCGAGGAGCTCACAAAGGCGGTGCTCGAATCGGGACTGCTCCGCGAAACCGGCGAGCGCTACGAGCTCACCGGCTCGCTGCCGCTGCTTGCCATCCCCTCGACGCTGCAGGACTCGCTCCTGGCTCGCCTCGATCGGTTGATGCCGGTTAAGGAGATAGCGCAGATCGGCGCTGTCATAGGCCGCGAGTTCAGCTACGAGTTGCTCGCCGCGACCGCGCAGATGGACGAGCCGAAGCTCAGGACCGCTCTGGATGAACTCGTCCGCGCCGAACTCGCGTTTTGCCGGGACACGCCCCCGGATGCAATCTACACTTTCAAGCATGCGCTGGTGCGGGATGCCGCCTACGAGTCGCTGCTGAAGAGCCGACGCCAGCAACTCCACTGCCGGATCGCCACGGTCCTCCGCGAACGCTTTCCCGACCGAGCGGAGGCGGAGCCGGAGGTGCTTGCCCATCATGCAACCGAGGGCGGTCTGCTCGATGATGCCGTATCGTACTGGCACAAGGCGGGCCTGCGCGCCAATTATCGCTCGGCCAACGCAGAAGCCATCGCCCACCTCTCCAACGGCCTCGATCTTCTCGCGACACTTCCCGAGACTCCGGAACGCCACAACCGCGAGATCGACCTCCAGCTTGCACTCGGCATTCCACAGGTCGCCGCTAAGGGCCATGGATCAGCCGAGGCCATGGCCGCCTACACACGGGCACACGAGCTATGCAACATACTCGGCAGCGAGACATCCCAGTTCTTCCCCGTCTTGCGTGGACTGTGGACCTGCAATCGCGCCCGGGGGCAGATGCGCACGGCGCGTGACCTTGCCGACCAGCTCGTCACGATTGCCCGGCGCTCCGGGGACCACTCCCTGCTGCTGGAAGCCCAGCACACCCAATGGACGACGCGATACTGCCTCGGCGAGTGGCAGTCGGTATGCGAGCACACGGCACAGGGTCTCGCCCTCTACCGACCCGAGCATTTTTCTCACGCTTTCATGTACGGCGGTCACGACCCTGCGGTGTGCGCCATTGCCCACGAGGGGGTAAGCCTGTGGATGCTCGGCTTTCCAGACCGGGCGCTGGCCCGAGCAGAAGAAGCCCTGGCCCTGGCCCGCAAACTGTCGCATCGCCCCAGCATTATGCACGCCCTTTGGTATGCGATCATCCTTCACTGCTTTCGCGGCGATGCTGCCGCGGCTCGGGAAAAGATCGAGATGGTGTTGCAGATGGCGCGTGATGGAGTGCCCCGCTGGATACCCTATGCCACGCTGCAGAGGGCCTACATTTCGGCGCTTGGTAACAAACAGCAGGCTCGAACGAGCATGACCACGATCCAAGAGGCCCTTGCAGCCGACCTGTCTGATGACGTGGAGGTGACTGGCTTTCATGTGTGCCTTTTCGCCAGCGTCTGTGGACTGGCCGGCGAGGCAGACGCCGGCATGAATGCATTGAAGCCAGCAATAGCCGAGGTGGCGGCCAGCGGCGCGCGCCTCTGGGAGTCGGAACTTCACCGGATCGCTGGAGATCTCCTACTACTCGGCTCAGCAGCACTCGATGTCGAGCGAAGCGAAGCACATTATCTCCGCGCCATCGAGGTAGCTCAGGAACAGCACGCCGCATCCCTCGATCTGCGCGCATCGACCTCGCTTGCTCGCCTGTGGGCCCACCGTGGAGACCGGCGGAAAGCCTGCGACCTGCTCGCGCCTGTCTACGCCTGGTTCACCGAGGGCTTTGATACGCGCGATGTCATTGATGCCAAGGAGTTGCTCGACCAACTTCGATAG
- a CDS encoding DUF3303 domain-containing protein: MKYMISWFERPQGSPTEYENAQKRILEVFTQWKAPANFKIELFVVRVGEWGGHMLVDCDDPLAVHKVCSTWPAFEFQARPVIAVEDAVRVELEAIAWRDGLKRK; this comes from the coding sequence ATGAAGTACATGATCAGCTGGTTCGAACGTCCGCAAGGATCGCCTACGGAGTACGAGAATGCCCAGAAGCGGATACTGGAGGTTTTCACTCAATGGAAGGCACCCGCCAATTTCAAGATCGAGTTATTCGTTGTGCGAGTGGGCGAGTGGGGTGGGCATATGTTGGTGGATTGCGATGATCCGTTGGCCGTTCACAAGGTATGCTCGACCTGGCCTGCTTTTGAATTCCAGGCACGACCCGTGATTGCCGTCGAGGACGCCGTCCGGGTCGAACTAGAAGCGATTGCTTGGCGCGATGGACTCAAACGTAAGTGA
- a CDS encoding peroxidase-related enzyme, with protein MSHAVHEFTVEALDWKPYVKPVDMDAATPEQLEALKTTPSNRKISDYVLVLANEPETLNERTPLFNDIMYSEGGLSRGGREIGALAASFVNRCIYCASVHAARYIQLEKQPDVVAEVFKNGLDADLPEFEQALFNFGVDLTAHPDKVGTYQFYHLRQIGMDDLQILDLIHAVAIFGWANRLMHTLGEPHRQE; from the coding sequence ATGTCGCACGCCGTACACGAATTCACCGTCGAGGCACTCGATTGGAAGCCCTATGTGAAGCCAGTCGACATGGACGCGGCAACGCCTGAGCAGCTCGAGGCGCTGAAGACGACGCCGTCCAACAGGAAAATTTCAGACTACGTGCTGGTACTTGCCAACGAGCCGGAAACGCTGAACGAACGCACGCCGCTCTTCAACGACATCATGTATAGCGAAGGCGGTCTTTCGCGCGGCGGTCGCGAGATCGGGGCACTTGCAGCCTCTTTTGTAAACCGCTGCATATATTGCGCGTCGGTGCACGCGGCCCGCTACATCCAACTCGAAAAGCAACCGGACGTGGTGGCAGAGGTCTTCAAGAACGGCCTCGACGCGGACCTGCCGGAGTTCGAACAGGCACTATTCAATTTTGGCGTCGATCTGACGGCGCATCCCGATAAGGTCGGCACCTATCAGTTCTACCATCTGCGCCAGATCGGCATGGACGATCTCCAGATCCTCGATCTCATCCATGCGGTCGCAATCTTCGGCTGGGCCAACCGGCTAATGCACACGCTTGGCGAACCGCATCGGCAGGAGTGA
- a CDS encoding CMD domain-containing protein: MSAPSNFDVIDTVLGLDRFADFKALREQRAKLKHLTQTSYQAALRPAEPRNFSYPLRAALAARMVALWKSQELVSHYHALLDSEEGGSELRAITDPASEAAGVNSRVAAILAHVDLVTLSPKDATRANIDKLATAGLDDRDIVTLAGLIAFVNYQVLVVAGLKMLRDN, translated from the coding sequence ATGAGCGCTCCTTCCAACTTCGACGTGATCGACACTGTTCTCGGCCTCGACCGCTTTGCGGACTTCAAGGCTCTGCGCGAGCAGCGCGCAAAGCTGAAGCACCTGACGCAGACGAGCTATCAGGCCGCTCTTCGCCCCGCCGAGCCGCGCAACTTCTCTTACCCGCTGAGAGCCGCATTGGCCGCGCGCATGGTAGCACTTTGGAAGTCACAGGAGCTTGTCTCCCACTACCACGCACTTCTGGACAGCGAAGAGGGCGGTTCGGAACTCCGCGCGATTACCGATCCGGCGTCAGAGGCCGCGGGGGTTAATTCGCGCGTTGCCGCAATCCTCGCCCATGTCGACTTGGTGACGCTTTCTCCGAAGGATGCGACCCGCGCCAACATCGACAAGCTTGCGACTGCCGGTCTCGACGATCGGGATATCGTGACGCTCGCCGGCTTAATCGCCTTCGTCAATTATCAGGTGCTGGTCGTGGCCGGCCTCAAGATGCTGAGAGACAACTGA